The genomic stretch TCTACAAGAAAACAACAAGACAATGTGGCGTTCAAACAAGTATCAAAAATAAATCACTTGAGATAAGAAGAGATGTTTCACAAACCAACccttgtgttttgtgtgtgaatgtgtggGAGGaaatttgtgtgtctgtgttaaAGCGTCACATCATGTTTGAGCGAGACTTTGTGTGCATGTTGTATTTTCGGCTACAAAATGGGCAAAAAATGTCAGGACCTTTTCATTACATGTTTTTCAATTCCTGCTATTCAAATGGATTCAGAGGTATTGGATGAATTAGGGAATATTATCATTAGTACTAGTCTATGGAAAGGATTcataaagataggaataccaagGTGTCTGTGTGTACCTGCAGTAAGGCCTGAAGCCTGGCAGGCTCCCAGTCTCGGAGGTAGAAGAGGCAGTCTCTGGGGTGATGGGCATGCAGACCTGTCACAGTACACTGGTTCACTGCACACGTCTGCCAGAAAAGGAGGAAGAGAATGAGAAGAAAAGGGATGAACAGGAACAATTGTTTTTACATTCAGCCTAAATGTATCTACTTCTTACTAAATATTACAATCAGTTTAACTCCATATAACATGCACTTAGACCTACAAACGAATGCAAACTATCCTAAAACAAAAAAGAATTGACGTGAGGGGTACTTACAGTGTGAAATGGGTTGTTACACCCACTGCAGAACTGATACCTGCACTGGGAACAGCTGAAGTGCATACAGCCGCCCCTGGCCAGAGCGTACTGGAACCTACAGTTGGGACAAGCTGAAacataaaaagacaaaaaaaaaaaacattagctCACATATCAAAACAGACAAAACCAATGAAAGTAGAAAAAACAGAACATTTACAGTAGACAAACTTTAGAGAAACAGAAAGttttaataaaagtttatttGTTAAAAGCCAGCTGCTTCCCCTTACATTCACGTTGTTTGCACTAAAAGTCTTCTTACAAAAAACATGCACAGCGTGCTGATGCAAGTGCTACAGATAAAATGACTGACAGACAAAAATATTGACAAAGACGAAGATGAAATGGCAGACAGAAAACAGAAAAACTGAATCCAGCCGTACGAGACTTGCACCACTATAAACTTGTAAAAACAGTAACTCAGCTCATTCTCATGAGATGTAAATAAATCAGAATAAAAAAGTCTGCAAGTGCAAAacgctcaacattattatttaattttgttttcctGCACCATCGGACCAAACCCAAACAAAACAGACCAAACAAACATGCTGTAAAAGcaagaaatgtttacaaaaatgaatTCAGCTCGTGTCCATTTTGGTAGTGAAAGTGGTGGAAGGGTTATTTGATATTTAGTTTCTCTGAGGTGATAGTAGAGCTGTTAGCTATCTGCAGATTTGGATTAGTAGAGCATTAACACGGGTCCGAGAGGCTTCAGTAGCAGATCAAAAAGGAACTCACTGATCCCATTGTCACGCAGGTATCCAGCCAAACCCTGCTTCTGGTACTCGGGGTCGTTCTCTCGCTTCCACAGCTGGAACTGCTCACACGAAAGACCCTTGTGCTGGTCCTCCCACTGCAGACAGACACACGTATTCATACGTATATCTCAATTCTATTTATTTCATTCaataacaacattttaaaaagtatagCGTGCATTTTATGCATGAACTAAACACAAAgtattttgtaataaaattaATACATATTTGAAAGTTTCCATTCATATTATTGATTTTTTCACTTGTCAGCTCCTATCATTTGACCTCTAGGCAATGATGAAATCATAGATCATTTTCTACATGGTTACCGGTTTTTTGCATTGAGCACAGAAGCTTTTCCTGCACTGCAGACAGGTGACCTTGAGTTGATCGCCATCATAGATGAAGCCGTACGAGCACTGTGAcaagatgagagagagagaggcaaaCATAAATGTCCCTCAATTGTTGGCGTCATGTAGGAGTAGAGTGGGGTAATGTAAACTGTATCGCCTTTATTTAACAAACTGTGcacaattttttataaatgtcatCATATATTTAGAAAGGTCCCATCATGTACAGCTGTCTGTGACTGAAAGATGCATATGCatttttcttaaaggaatactcaattttcttaaaacaaatcttgaaaatttactcacccccatgtcatccaaaatgttgatgtctttctttgttcagtcgagaagtaaaacattccaggatttttctcaatttaatagacatTATTGGACATCATCAGTTTCGGCCTTTCGACGTGCTTATGCATTACGTAAGGTCGCGCTTACGCCTCACATGGTTGGTGCAAGATGaaaatttgtggtttaaaagtgcatattttttatcatttgccgaaaatgacaatggttttgccagataagacccttatgcctcggtcgtgatcatttagagccctttgaagctgcattaaaactgcaattgtaatctgcatttaaactgtaaagGGGTGGTTTCCATGACAGAcatggtttagattaatccaggactaggccctagttatattaggacattaaagtatttttttttttacaaacaaaccttacaaaaacaatactggtctgcatcttgagacaaaacaatggcactgatacatgttaagatgtgtcagtgcaagttgtttttaaattaaaggtatagcggaagattttactgaattatttaaaagaaccgccccttgatattttttttaaaaatgcacatgcAACACTCTCCCTCCTCCCAagagggaacgcctgttaaacgcgtgcacgagacagagagagagagagagcatgcaggagctcagttcttctcttcgctctgtttacaagttgctgtcgacatatgtttaccgtgtctgtgcggttcgtgacttgtgccagggctagcatcgctaatcatagcttacatcaacttttactagcagtgattttaaatggatttctccaaatagcatgacaaaatgtacctttccagtagaaacttcgagtgggaagcccaacctgtccttttagctcacgccagcgtgtgaaatagtctcccataaacactctggtcttgattctttatttatagtcctttctcttcttgtcatacaattcgtagacacttttttgtcttgcgaccctcagacattttgaaaaaaacacagtgagaacgcgaccttcaatgaatggttgaaaccgtagcacaacacacatacacgtgaaagtgcgcatgtgcagaaagcgaacctagAGGCGAGCACATAcgacggttatacgtcaacatataatcagaatgattgacatctgggatgaccaataacagtggtgatccacccggaaaacgaaaatcttccgctatacctttaaggcagctcaaacaggATAAAGCTATGTTTATACTCGCGCTTTGGTCCGTAACGCTAGCCTCCACTGATTGTTGTTGTACTATTTTTTTAACTGTAAGGGGGCGAAGCGAGCAATcaagtcaaaaacaaacacaaagaagaGGATAGAAGAAGTTGTCCGCTGGAACAACCTTGGTGCTTCTAACATCAGAacttgatatataaatatgaatattttaaaagaataaataGTATATGGATGAATCGCCACGAGTTCAGTCATTTTGGATGTGGAGCCACGCACGCGGTTTACAAAAATTGCCACGCACACCTCCGCATGAAATGGGGTCTCGCACACCCAACGCGCATGACCGCCCACTCCGCATTGACGTCATTTTTGCGGCATGCACCAACGCGCCCGTGCGGACGCGTCAAgtacatagactgtaaaaaaagatggacgacacgACGTTGCCtccctccattgtaatgaactgaagccaaaaatgtccgaacatggtcgccgccatgttacgtaaaaatgtcagtttggagccaaggcatgcgcagaagtaATCGTCcatggagccagaggcggagccgcggtatcaaacttccgcccaaacgcttgcacgaccaattcaaccacgccccattttatagcatcaaattactagctaaaattaaacttaatcacaaaaatgaacaattgaacatatatcagcgtgataacaactacttgaaaGTACAAAAACaatctttcggaaacttttattggaacttggaagtgtaaataacttttttatttagagaAGAGTCCTGTTCGTTTGAagggagagggcggggtttatgacttgtactgcagccagccaccagggggggCAATCAAAGAGCaagcggcttcacttttcaagacttatgaggcacacccggtcGAGTATAAACATAgcttaagccctgtctgggaaaccgatccaaactgttgaggtccaataaagtctattaaattaagaaaactcctgaaatgttttcttcaaaaaacttaatttcttctcgactgaacaaagacacacatcaacattttgaaagacataggggtgagtaaattatctggattttttgtattcttttaagcaaaaaatgttttgtatgCAGTGTAGTAGGTACATTTAtgtgaccctgaaccacaaGTCATAAGTAGAATggatatatttgtagcaataaccaacaatatgggtcaaaattatttcttttataccaaaaatcattaggatattaagtaaagatcatgttccatgaagatattttgtaaatttcctaccataaatgtcaaaagtatatttatcattagcaatatgtgttgctaaggaattAATTTAGACTATTTTAAAGGCGATATCCTTAATATTAAAAATTTTACAGCCTCAGATTCGGCCATATATTGTCCCATATCAGACCATACATCAACGGAGAGCTTATTTATCCAGCTTTCAGACAacatataaatctcaatttccaAAAATGGACTCTTATGACTGGTTTCACATTTTGTTCATATTGGTGAATAGCCTCCGTGAAGACCATGTaatatttttctcaaaattactCATAAATCACTAACTGACAAATCCTGAAAAAATGTGGCATATTTGTTTCCTTCCATTTCTCTATTCCTAAAGAACAACTTTGATAAAAGTGTCACTGCTTATCCCACTCTCCTAATTCCTGCAGCTCCTCACTGTAAGCTGCTTTTAAAATGACACTACAGCTGTGGAGTATGAGAGCAGAAGAAACAGTGAGGAGGTGCAGTGAAATCTAGTGAAGGAGGCGTCACTCACATGGCTGCACCACAAGAACTTTGGGTCCTTGATGAGAGCCTGCTCAGTCAGTTTCTTGTGGAAGAGCTCATACACGTCCTGTTCAAGGCAATCCCTAAGCTGTGCAGtccaacacaaacacacaaggaGATAATTTAAGATATCACAGACAGAAGTCTGAAGCACATCTATATGACGCTGTACATCTATATACCAATAGTGCACTGTCCATCTCTTCAATGTCTTGGAGTATTTATTGTACTGTTTATTTTATCGTTTTTTTCAGTACCTGTATGTCCAGAGTAGAGAAGTAGCTGTTAAGGTGCTCAGGGTCATTAATGTCCGGCTCAGTACAGACAGGACAAACCATGTCTCTGATGTGTTTGTCCCTCACTGCTATAGTGAAATGCTGCTTGAAACATCCACAGCACACTGAGCACTGGCAGGATGTCAGAGACTGCATCTGAGATGCAAAACAATGAATTCAGAATCATCTTTTTTGCCAAGTACTGCAGATTTGCATGTACAATGAATTTGCCTTGGTGTGCTGGTGCATGACAATGAGAGTAACAAgtacaatacaataaaataagGACATTTTAGAATAAATATTATAGTATTAAAAAGAGAAAGGGACTTTACTGCAAATTAGTGCAGGATGTATAAAAAGGGCAAAAGCACACAGTGAGGTAGTAgggtgcattaaaaaaaaaatagaaatgtcTAGGGATGCACTGAAATTTCAGGtcacagaaaataaaaagtagACTTTTAGTTTCAAAGCATCCCTCATTCTTTCTCCCAAAAAAgacaatgtaaaaaatgttgtGGGGTTCTGTACCTTGCTATGAGGAAAAATAGACAGGCAGATAGGGCATTCTTTGTTAAGCACACGCCGTATGAAATCTCGATCAGGTGACTCGCGAACGGCCTGAACCACATCCTCCAGTGTGTATGAGGCTGCAGGGTCTCGTAGTAAAGACAGAGCCAGCTCACAGCGCCCCCAACTGGGAAGGTCATACACTGCCAGCAACCTACGGCAAAcatgctaaacacaggcagaCAAAACTTAGGACTTAAGTTAACACAAAGATAATTCATTTGTGAAATGGGGAAAACACATTCTTTCATAAATAACAACTTTGACAGGACATAACTCAAATTTGTGTTTCATGAATAAACGTGTTaggaaaaagaaaaatctatataTAAGACTGACCCTGTTTACACCTGATAAAAGTGAAACGCTTGTTAAGCATActcaaaatgtgacctctgcatttaacccatcctagtgagtagtgaacacacgcaatgcaagtcgtgaacacacacGCAACccgagcagtgggcagctatccaaGCGCCGGGGGAGCAATTAGGGTAAGGTGCCTtcctcaagggcaccacagtggTAACCGGCCAGCCGTGAGACTCGAACCGGAAACTCTCGAGTTACAAGCATGATTttctaaccactaggctacaactgccATGGTCGAAGGTTTGACTACCAGATTAGTCAGCCGAAAATACCAAAAACTTATTTTCTGTGTTTCAAAGTGAGAGGTGTGCATGCTTCCTAAATGCAGCAGCATTACAAgtttcatttatcatttaaaatcaagacatccTGAACACAATGCAGCATATAAGAAAGACATGGTGGCAAATATGATCCTGGGTACTATGCTAAATGCACAAGCAGGGAGAGCGAGAGACTCCTTATAGATGAGAAGAGGAACGACGAAAAGCGTCAGcagaatgtaataaaaacttcctagaaccagtaaagtcctacaatgataaatgcttatattatatgagaaatacattttttatgaacaaaaacattttgttaaGATAGAAGTGCTTTGTTGAGCGCTTTTCCTCTGTCATCCTCCTGTcaatatctctgcatctctctctctccctcttgaCCCTGACTGACCAAGCACAGGCATTTCCACTGCTGAACATAAGTGAATCTAGAAGTAAAAGCTGTGCATTTGTCTGTGCGCATACATTCACGTAAACTTAAAAATTAGACTATACTGTGGGTTTCAGCATCGTTGCAAGTTTCTTAAGTTGGACTAATGAATATGTAATGCATTTTGTGCAGGAAAATAGATAATCAAATTAATATCCATTTAGCCAGGACTAATTTATGTGGTCGAgtgtaaatggaacagtttaAACAAATCAGCTTTCCGATCAGGGAAGTAACTTGGGGTAAAAAGGCCCTATAATGTCTGCTGGAATGTTAAAACAAATTTTCATtgttaaataatacaaaataaatatagcAAAAAGAAAATTCTGAAAATGTAACTTATCTAACGGTAAGAAAAATGCCAAAATAGTTAGGAATAAAACATGTTCGGTATTTGGCAGTCAGAACGAATTTGACCGGATTGCTTTGGTGAgatgtataattttatatatatatatatatatatatatatatatacccatAAAAACCTTTGTGTAGCATATTTACTAACAACCAAAGCAGctgtattcttatataatattAGTGCACGTCAATAAATAcccttaaaggtggggtgcatgatctctgaaagcccttcttttgatagacccgccccacacacagtgtttcccatacattgatttatttgtggtggcTCACCACAGAATCAGCACTGGCCCCCACAAATAGAATtgtcatgattcccatttacatttttatttcactatttaaaacagcttaattcggcttaaaatataatttgatatataatacagatcaaaaacagatacagatcaaagagtagaagtgaaacatatttcaggtgccaacacgAGATCAAATGAAACACGacatgatgacgtcacatatatgctaattagtGGGTGGCGTCATCACCACCACAatctctcaaaatcctgtgggaaacactgcacacATATACGCAATCCAGGCAataatgttggttagtagaaACGCCCTTTAcctctgattggctacaagtgtgttttggtactcgacccgattcccttttccaaagtgtttttcaaaaatcatgcaccccacctttaatctCTCCCACATGCGAACGGACAAGTGTGtctctcatccacttgtgatccaatcgtccaaaacgcatcttaactctttccccgccattgacaagatatctcgtcaatctgcaataccgctattatccactcatctctatcaaaagtccgtcacaaaaatggaattatctcagctttttgctcaaaatttgtttttttgatgaaacctacacatatttgagaggtgataaaaacagaacacatgaaggtaggatgaaacagatttttttgtttgaaagcagagggtctgtgcttttatttcatatattgtatgtttatatatttaaaaaggagcattttctggaaggcattaaacttttgtgaaaatcatgaaaaatgctggcggtgaaagagttaataccaggtataaacagGGCCTGAGTTGCTTAAACTATGGTTTGCAACTggtaagaatgtagttttctcAGTGCAGAAACATTAAAGTAAAAGGGCAGGCACCTGTTTATCAGGATGGTTGATGTCGATTGCAGGCTCCGGCTCATCGCTCCATATGCGCTGATGAAAGGCCTCCAGTAAAGAGCGCTGCAGCAAGACGAGAGCCCCCCTTACCTCTCCTCCACTTTGCCGCAAAGCTTCTTCACAGCGGGCCACATCATTAAAGCCCAGAAAGCCAAGCTCTTTTACCTAACAAACACGTACACAAACAGACAGTGTTAAATCAAACTATACAAAAGCGTTATCTAGAAATAAAACGCAAAATTTAAACTTTACTTTTGTTAATACTACCAAGCATTATATATAATGCTTAACAGATTCATGTACAATGAAATATAAAGAATTCAAAGCTAAATTTACTTGACAATATTAATTCAACTTTAACACAAACTGTGACATGAAAAAGCTGCATGCATGTGAAATGATCCAGGTTTAATTGAATCTAATGTAAATAGATAACGGGTCATATATTGACAggataaaaattacatttacagtTAATGTGCGTGTGTGGCGAGACACAAGAGAAAAAAAACTCACTGAAGATTATTCAACCAATATTGCAGCAagaaaaatcagatttttatcTTATTAAGTGTTTCCATTTCCTAGTCCCCCTCCCTAGAAACCATCACAGTCTGGGTTATTACAGTATTTTCATATGCCTACACAGACTGTCTTGCACTGTCTTTTCGACTGTCACTTTTTGTACATGGTTGAACACATGCACTTTATTTGTCTAGGAGGtttacaaaatttatttttttagtccTTGGCTGTGTGCTGATTTATATAGTTCAGTGTCTGTATGTTGTGCACTGCTATGCAGTATATGGTTTTAATGACAATAATACTCCTTGACTTGACCGGCTTTTTAACCCAATACTGTATCCCCTGTACTACAAGCATGTAGCATATTAGTTTTTTGGCCCATAGTGTTTCAGAGATGTTTTTTTAGTATTAGGAATtcacaaataaataacaacGAAATTAATATCGTTTTTATAAGCTCTTTGCTTCATTCAACCAATGGATCATTTCATATTgcaatttaaaaaatgaaagcactaatgataaatatcaaaattaagaTTTGGCACTCAAATTTCTATCATAAACTTACTTTAGCTCTACGGTTCCTGAGAGCTAATTTTACAGCCTTTTCATTGTCGCCCTCTGCTGCCAGCCAGGCCCGTTTAGCTTCTGCTCTAGACAGAGGCACATCATTGCTCTTTTGTCCATCCTGGCCCTCATTCTCTCCCGAACCGTTTGATACTGCATTGGGATCTTGGTGGCAGGACGCAGCCAATACACAGATCTCATCGAGCACATGAGGCAATTCTGCCTTCAGCCAGTCATACGGTGTTACATTACTGTTCCCTGACACACACATGCTTGTGTAAACCTCCTCTGGGCTGACCCCTTTCTTTTCTCCCTCCTGAGAATAACAAAGACAATGAAGATGTTAGTAAGCTTTTAAGAATGTTTCCAGGCTACAGAAACTGTAAAAGATATTCAACTTACACGAATCAGCTGAATGAGTTTAATCCCTTCCTCCCTCATTAATCTTTGTCTTTTCAAATCAGGGTCCTCGGTGGGCGTCGCTTTGGGTGTGGCTAATACTGGTGTGACGTTCTCCGCAGGTTGAAGTGGGAGAGGTTGAGGAAGTGGGAGGGGTTTAGTAGGTGATGGGGCAGCATCTGATTTTGAAAGATAACACATTTCGCAGCTGGGTGATGGCATATGGTTGACGTACGTACAGAACTGGCAAACCCACTGAAAGAGATAAcgaaaaacaataacaaattcAATAAAATGGTGTACATCACAAACCATTTCATTTCTTCAATAGTGACAGTTCAGTTTAGTTGGCAGCAAGACTGGGCAAAATCAGACATTGTTTTTGTAATGCTGTTTGCAGCCAGTGGACATTATGCAAACATTACGCACATCAACTCAGCAGTAACAATAGTCCACATAATTCACAGGAGTAACAATAGAGGCCTTTTGCGGATATCTTTTTATAGTACCTAAAACAATTTGTGGGACTACTCGCTTTGgcgtgttcacaccacaggaaCTGGGGAT from Paramisgurnus dabryanus chromosome 6, PD_genome_1.1, whole genome shotgun sequence encodes the following:
- the rnf31 gene encoding E3 ubiquitin-protein ligase RNF31 isoform X2: MASISDQLEEVRINAERSLCSPGSAQEIRAGVVAMANIPFPPSSKYRYIAAESMLTENCSGNNRKETIASLQKLSTALNILEKYGSNLTNSNRPKYWRTVKYNNPVFRTTVDSIQGGRAVLNLYGYTNQQHDGLSFSDDVHEPDVEKVASVTLEVMCLRMELDMLIKGAHGHPEFFERLIPSLTVQDEDGISTDAIAFSPSEKPWEKQSPSPASTPSQSKSPFSPALPLSSLVPSKQTDNCSICGLFPISAHCPTCTQRLCTDCDKLYHSHSGRSTHVRIPVTSSKATKRLSSSLSTWQCSYCTTVNTMQHVLCETCERPRLSSAAPSVQEEPSQPSTISEWQCKSCTVVNAGSSILCEVCERPRLATRPPVAPSRPTPSATGLSDSQWVCQFCTYVNHMPSPSCEMCYLSKSDAAPSPTKPLPLPQPLPLQPAENVTPVLATPKATPTEDPDLKRQRLMREEGIKLIQLIREGEKKGVSPEEVYTSMCVSGNSNVTPYDWLKAELPHVLDEICVLAASCHQDPNAVSNGSGENEGQDGQKSNDVPLSRAEAKRAWLAAEGDNEKAVKLALRNRRAKVKELGFLGFNDVARCEEALRQSGGEVRGALVLLQRSLLEAFHQRIWSDEPEPAIDINHPDKQHVCRRLLAVYDLPSWGRCELALSLLRDPAASYTLEDVVQAVRESPDRDFIRRVLNKECPICLSIFPHSKMQSLTSCQCSVCCGCFKQHFTIAVRDKHIRDMVCPVCTEPDINDPEHLNSYFSTLDIQLRDCLEQDVYELFHKKLTEQALIKDPKFLWCSHCSYGFIYDGDQLKVTCLQCRKSFCAQCKKPWEDQHKGLSCEQFQLWKRENDPEYQKQGLAGYLRDNGITCPNCRFQYALARGGCMHFSCSQCRYQFCSGCNNPFHTTCAVNQCTVTGLHAHHPRDCLFYLRDWEPARLQALLQNKGVNYNTDTAPGAQTGVCGVIEQKDEGPQPTDSACGAQTQPGQAGLCEKHYREYLVSLINGHSLDPAPLFSHEELNVACRRYHVDITRGEGEDDRTYFARLLKKLMDDVPLGDKVPRKK
- the rnf31 gene encoding E3 ubiquitin-protein ligase RNF31 isoform X3; its protein translation is MASISDQLEEVRINAERSLCSPGSAQEIRAGVVAMANIPFPPSSKYRYIAAESMLTENCSGNNRKETIASLQKLSTALNILEKYGSNLTNSNRPKYWRTVKYNNPVFRTTVDSIQGGRAVLNLYGYTNQQHDGLSFSDDVHEPDVEKVASVTLEVMCLRMELDMLIKGAHGHPEFFERLIPSLTVQDEDGISTDAIAFSPSEKPWEKQSPSPASTPSQSKSPFSPALPLSSLVPSKQTDCDKLYHSHSGRSTHVRIPVTSSKATKRLSSSLSTWQCSYCTTVNTMQHVLCETCERPRLSSAAPSVQEEPSQPSTISEWQCKSCTVVNAGSSILCEVCERPRLATRPPVAPSRPTPSATGLSDSQWVCQFCTYVNHMPSPSCEMCYLSKSDAAPSPTKPLPLPQPLPLQPAENVTPVLATPKATPTEDPDLKRQRLMREEGIKLIQLIREGEKKGVSPEEVYTSMCVSGNSNVTPYDWLKAELPHVLDEICVLAASCHQDPNAVSNGSGENEGQDGQKSNDVPLSRAEAKRAWLAAEGDNEKAVKLALRNRRAKVKELGFLGFNDVARCEEALRQSGGEVRGALVLLQRSLLEAFHQRIWSDEPEPAIDINHPDKQHVCRRLLAVYDLPSWGRCELALSLLRDPAASYTLEDVVQAVRESPDRDFIRRVLNKECPICLSIFPHSKMQSLTSCQCSVCCGCFKQHFTIAVRDKHIRDMVCPVCTEPDINDPEHLNSYFSTLDIQLRDCLEQDVYELFHKKLTEQALIKDPKFLWCSHCSYGFIYDGDQLKVTCLQCRKSFCAQCKKPWEDQHKGLSCEQFQLWKRENDPEYQKQGLAGYLRDNGITCPNCRFQYALARGGCMHFSCSQCRYQFCSGCNNPFHTTCAVNQCTVTGLHAHHPRDCLFYLRDWEPARLQALLQNKGVNYNTDTAPGAQTGVCGVIEQKDEGPQPTDSACGAQTQPGQAGLCEKHYREYLVSLINGHSLDPAPLFSHEELNVACRRYHVDITRGEGEDDRTYFARLLKKLMDDVPLGDKVPRKK
- the rnf31 gene encoding E3 ubiquitin-protein ligase RNF31 isoform X1 — its product is MASISDQLEEVRINAERSLCSPGSAQEIRAGVVAMANIPFPPSSKYRYIAAESMLTENCSGNNRKETIASLQKLSTALNILEKYGSNLTNSNRPKYWRTVKYNNPVFRTTVDSIQGGRAVLNLYGYTNQQHDGLSFSDDVHEPDVEKVASVTLEVMCLRMELDMLIKGAHGHPEFFERLIPSLTVQDEDGISTDAIAFSPSEKPWEKQSPSPASTPSQSKSPFSPALPLSSLVPSKQTGNFSTDNCSICGLFPISAHCPTCTQRLCTDCDKLYHSHSGRSTHVRIPVTSSKATKRLSSSLSTWQCSYCTTVNTMQHVLCETCERPRLSSAAPSVQEEPSQPSTISEWQCKSCTVVNAGSSILCEVCERPRLATRPPVAPSRPTPSATGLSDSQWVCQFCTYVNHMPSPSCEMCYLSKSDAAPSPTKPLPLPQPLPLQPAENVTPVLATPKATPTEDPDLKRQRLMREEGIKLIQLIREGEKKGVSPEEVYTSMCVSGNSNVTPYDWLKAELPHVLDEICVLAASCHQDPNAVSNGSGENEGQDGQKSNDVPLSRAEAKRAWLAAEGDNEKAVKLALRNRRAKVKELGFLGFNDVARCEEALRQSGGEVRGALVLLQRSLLEAFHQRIWSDEPEPAIDINHPDKQHVCRRLLAVYDLPSWGRCELALSLLRDPAASYTLEDVVQAVRESPDRDFIRRVLNKECPICLSIFPHSKMQSLTSCQCSVCCGCFKQHFTIAVRDKHIRDMVCPVCTEPDINDPEHLNSYFSTLDIQLRDCLEQDVYELFHKKLTEQALIKDPKFLWCSHCSYGFIYDGDQLKVTCLQCRKSFCAQCKKPWEDQHKGLSCEQFQLWKRENDPEYQKQGLAGYLRDNGITCPNCRFQYALARGGCMHFSCSQCRYQFCSGCNNPFHTTCAVNQCTVTGLHAHHPRDCLFYLRDWEPARLQALLQNKGVNYNTDTAPGAQTGVCGVIEQKDEGPQPTDSACGAQTQPGQAGLCEKHYREYLVSLINGHSLDPAPLFSHEELNVACRRYHVDITRGEGEDDRTYFARLLKKLMDDVPLGDKVPRKK